In the Candidatus Tisiphia endosymbiont of Melanophora roralis genome, TGGTAATGTGCTAGTGCTGGCTATGTCACCAGTATTTGAGGCTAATAATTTTATAAAATTATCCCAAGATTACTGGCAAAGTTTAGTCAATGATCCCTATAAGCCGTTGATTAATAAGACCATACAAAGTACTTACCCACCTGGATCTATTTTTAAAATTATTACAATTTTAGCTGGATTAGAGAATGGCATTAAACCGACTAAAACTGTTAATTGTACTGGGGCTTCAGTATTAGGTAATAATAGCGCTAGGTGCTGGAATCGTCATGGCCATGGTATCGTTGATATGTATAATGCTATCAAATATTCTTGTAATTCTTATATGTATGAAATAGCTCGCTTAATAGGTCATAAGAGAATATTAGATATGGCAAGAAATTTTGGTTTTGGTACAAAAACTGGCATTGATTTAACCGGAGAAGCATCAGGTTTTGTTCCTTCAGAAGAGTGGAAAATGAAAAAATTTAACTCTAAATGGACGATTGGTGATACTCTTAATTTATCGATAGGGCAGGGGTTCTTATCAGCTACTCCAATCCAGTTAGCTAGATTTGTAACGGCAATTGCCAATAATGGGAAATTGTATAATCCTAAAATTGCTAAAGATATATCAGTAAAAGATGGGTCAGTATTTGATCAGGTTAATATAAATCAACAATATCTAGATATTTTAAAAGAAGGCATGTATAGAGCAGTTAATACGCAAGGTGGGACTGCCTATTATAGTAGAATTTTGACAGAAGGGCATCAATTAGCTGGTAAAACAGGTACGGCACAAGTGCAATCAAAGGCTAATATCAATGATGATTTAAATAGAGAGTCAATTGCTTGGGAAAGGCGTAACCACGCTATATTCGCTGGGTTTGCTCCTTACCTACAACCTCGTTACTCTATTTTAGTTTTTGTAGATCATGGTGGAGGCGGGGGTAGGGCAGCAGCCCCTATAGCTAGTAAGATTATGGCTATGGTACTTGATAAATATAGCTAACCCGTTAAGGTTCTAGATAGCCCCTCCGTCATTGCACATAGGCGTCAACTTAAGAGCGTAATGATTGAACATGTATAAACAAATTAAACACAGCCGTCATAGCAAGGCTCGTTAGATGCCGTGGCGATCTAGATAAACAGCGAAGCTGTTTTTTAGAGTAACGCTTCGCGTATCTTAGATTGCCGCGTCGCCGCTTGCAGCGGCTTCTCGCAATGACGGTTTTTTGGCTAAAACCTTTCCAGTTTAGCTATAATATCAAGAACTTACTCGGGAGTTATATAATTGAATATTTTTTACTATTCGTACTTAGTGCTAGCGATTTTATAGTATATATTAGATTTATATAAAAACTTAGAAACTTGCAATATGACAGACCCAATTTTTAAACAATTTGTAATTATTTTACCTGAGATAATGCTGACCTTACTAGCTTTGTTTTCTCAGACATATGCCGTGTTATTTAGTACAAAAACTAAAGCCATTAGCAATACTCAGATATTACTATCAGCAATATTACTTATTGTTGCTTTTCAACAGTTGCAGTAC is a window encoding:
- the mrdA gene encoding penicillin-binding protein 2, encoding MLNSKILYSQLISRRAFLIGSGKLTLLSLLAGRMFFMELLENDKYRTLSDKNRISFILIPPFRGQIYDINGNIMATNQTCFRLLLDIHNGNDYKNELALVANILELSEEEQNYIKQKIKKANKHIPLVILDNLSWQQMSLIEEQKLNLSSIFVDASYARFYHFSEATCHVIGYTGQINEQEKQDLQINNLGDFNIGKFGVEKYYEDKLRGKFGYKQIEVNALGKQVREITNIQSQQGEDLHLNIDVELQQRVQPYLNKQGCSAIVIDTTNGNVLVLAMSPVFEANNFIKLSQDYWQSLVNDPYKPLINKTIQSTYPPGSIFKIITILAGLENGIKPTKTVNCTGASVLGNNSARCWNRHGHGIVDMYNAIKYSCNSYMYEIARLIGHKRILDMARNFGFGTKTGIDLTGEASGFVPSEEWKMKKFNSKWTIGDTLNLSIGQGFLSATPIQLARFVTAIANNGKLYNPKIAKDISVKDGSVFDQVNINQQYLDILKEGMYRAVNTQGGTAYYSRILTEGHQLAGKTGTAQVQSKANINDDLNRESIAWERRNHAIFAGFAPYLQPRYSILVFVDHGGGGGRAAAPIASKIMAMVLDKYS